CCGACACCGCCGTCCAGGCCGCGGTCCCCTACTACGGCGTCTACGACCTCGCCGGAGCGAGCGGGCTGCGCACCGCCGAGCTGATGCGCGACAAGTTCCTCGCCCCGATCGTGTTCAAGAGGTCGCCGCGCTCCGAGCGCGAGGTCTTCGAGGAGGCCAGCCCGCTGCTGCGGGTCACCGCCGACGCGCCGGACTTCTTCGTGATCCACGGCTCGCGCGACACCCTCGTCGACGTCGGTCAGGCGCGTGCGTTCGTGGCGGCGCTGCGGTCGACGTCCAAGCGCACGGTGACGTACGCCGAGCTGCCGGGCGCCCAGCACGCCTTCGACATCTTCCCGTCGATCCGCTCGCAGCACCTCGTGCGCGCCACCGACCGGTTCCTGCACTGGCACTGGAACGGGTGGCGGCGGGAGCGGCACTCCTCACCGCGGTGAGCGGCGCGGCGCCCCCAGGCCAACTGGTCAGGAACGAAGAAGCAACCGCACCATCCGTCCTCCTACGCTCGTGGCGAACCCGATCGAGAGAGGAAGACCGATGGCGAGCAACAGCACGTTCAGCGACGAGGAGAAGGCGGCCATGAAGGAGGCCGCCGCGGAACGGCGGGCGGCCGCGAGCCGCGGCACGGGCGCCAAGAAGGCCCAGGCCGACCTGGCGGACTGCCTGGACAAGATCGCCGCGATGGACGACGCAGACCGTGCCATCGGCGAGGCGCTCCACGGCATCGTGACCACGCACGCGCCCGACCTGGCCCCGAGGACCTGGTACGGGATGCCGGCGTACGCCAATGCCGACGGCAAGGTCGTGGTGTTCCTCAAGAGCGCGGGCAAGTTCAAGATGCGCTACGCGGAGGTCGGCTTCCAGGAGTGGGCGCACCTCGACGACGGCGACATGTGGCCCACGGTCTTCGCCGTGGCGACGATGAGCCCGGGCGTGGAGGAGAGCCTCACCGCCCTCGTGAAGAAGGCCGTTCGCTAGCGCGGCAGCCCGAGGATCCGCTCGCCGGCCACGTTGCGCAGGATCTGGGTGGTGCCGCCCGCGATGGACAGGCAGCGCGTGTTGAGCTGCTCCCAGACGTCGGCCGCGAGCGGGTCGCCGGCCTCCTTGCCGATGGCGCCCAGCAGCGCGAGGTCGTCGCCCTGGAGCTTGACCACCAGCTCGGAGGAGTCCTGGCGGCTGCGTACGCCGAGGAGCTTGGCGACGCTCGACTCGGCGCCGGGACCGTGGCCTCCGAGGGCGCGCAGCGTGGTGCGGACGCCGAGCAGGGCGCAGACGGTGGCGAGGGCCACCTGGCGGCCGACCTCGACGCGCCCGACCGGGCCGAGGTCGCGGGAGGCGGCGAGCTCGACGGCGCGCTCGACGCTCTTGGTGAGCCGGGCGCTGGCCATGGCGACCCGCTCGTTGGCGAGCGTCGTGCGGGCCAGCCTCCAGCCGTCGCCCGGCTCGGCGACGACGCACTCGTCGGGGACGAAGACCTCGTCGAGGAAGACCTCGTTGAACAGCGCCTCGCCGGTGATCTCACGCAGAGGGCGGACCTCGATGCCCGCTGCCCGCATGTCGACGAGGAAGTAGGTGATGCCCTTGTGCTGCGGGACGTCGGCGTCGGTGCGGGCCAGGCAGATGCCCCAGTCGGCGCGCTCGGCGACCGAGGTCCACACCTTCTGGCCGGTCAGCGACCAGCCGCCGTCGACCTTCACCGCGCGGGTGCGCAGCGAGGCGAGGTCGGAGCCGGAGCCGGGCTCCGAGAACAGCTGGCACCAGGTCAGCTCGCCGAGGAGCGAGGGCCGCACGAACCGCTCGCGCTGCGCGTCGGTGCCGTGGGCGAGGATCGTCGGGACGGCCCAGCCGGCGATCACCAGGTCCGGGCGCACGACGCCGGCACGGGCGAGCTCCTGGTCGATGACGATCTGCGTGGTGGGGTCGGCGCCCAGGCCGTAGGGCGTGGGCCAGTGCGGCGTCAGGTAGCCGGCGTCCACGAGCGCCGCCCGCTGCTCCTCCGTGGGGAGGGCCGAGATCCGCTCGGCGGTGGCGCGGGCCTCCGGGCGGACCGCCTCGTCCCGTCCCTCCAGGTCCACGTCGACCCGGCGCCGTACGCCGGCCACGGCGGCCGCCGTCACCCGCTCGGCCGCGGCGTCGGCGGAGCCGACGAGGGCGCGCAGGGTGAGGGCGCGACGCAGGTAGAGGTGGGCGTCGTGCTCGTAGGTGAAGCCGATGCCGCCGAGCACCTGGATGCAGGCCTTGGCGACCTCGACGGCACCGTCGAAGCAGGTCACGTGGGCGACGTCGACCGCGAAGGCCCACTGCTCCTCGTCGGCCGCCCTGCCGTCGAGCACCGTCGCCGCCGAGGCCGCATCCCAGGCCGCCGCGGTGACCGCCTCTGCTGTCTCCAGCATCTGGGCGCACAGGTGCTTGATCGCCTGGAACGCGCCGATCCGCTGACCGAACTGCTCGCGGACCTTGGCGTAGTCGACGGCGGTCTCCAGGCACCAGCGGGTCACTCCGGCCGCCTCGGCGGCCGCGAAGGTGATCGCGGTGCGCCGCGCGGCCGGGTCGGCGAGTCCGGGACCGGTGCCGCGGGCGTGCCGCGCGGAGAGGTCGATGCCGGGCTCGGGGGTGCCGCGGCCCGCCGTACCGCCGTCCCACACGACACCGTCGTCGTCGAGCTGGACGCCGTGCCGCGCGGGCGTGCCGGTCAGGGTGCTGCCGATCGCCGCACCGAGCAGTCCGCCGGGCAGCAGCTCGTGGGCGCAGGCCTCCAGCGCGACCGCCTGGTCGAGCACGGTCCCGCCGCCACCGCCGGCCGCCTCGGGGACGGCGATCGCGTGGACGCCCATCTCCTCGATCGCAGCCCAGATCGTCGCGAAGTCCGCAGCGACGTCGCCCTCGGCGGCGCGGACCGCCTCCACCGGGGACAGGCTCGTGGCCCACTTGCGCAGGCTGTCGGCGAGCTCGACCTGCTCGTCGGTGATGCCGATCGACATTGATGTCCTCCCGCCGGTACGAAAACTAGAACGCGTTCTAACTCTACTAGAGTGCACGGGTGACCGACACCATGCCGTCCGACCTGCTGGACCACGCCCGTGCCGCGAAGGGCTTCATGCCCGAGGACGAGGGCGCGTTGCTCCACCGGATCGCGCTCGAGCGACTCCCCCACGGGCCTGCGCTCGAGGTCGGCACCTACTGCGGCAAGTCCGGCATCTACCTGGGGGCGGCGGCACAGCAGGTCACTCGCGAGACCGGTGGGACGGCCGTCGTGTTCACCGTCGACCACCACCGCGGCTCCGAGGAGAACCAGGCCGGCTGGGAGCACCACGACGCCAGCGTCGTCGACCCGGAGCTCGGCCTGATGGACACCCTCGGGCAGTTCCGCAGGAACATCGCCCGCGCCGGCCTCGAGGACCACGTGATCGCGGTCGTCGGCCAGTCCACGACCGTCGCCAGCCACTGGCGCACGCCGCTCTCGCTGCTGTTCATCGACGGCGGCCACGGCGAGGAGCCGGCCCGCGCCGACTTCGCCGGCTGGGCGCACTGGGTCGAGGCCGGCGGCTACCTCGCCATCCACGACGTCTTCCCCGACCCCGCGGACGGCGGGCGGCCGCCGTACGAGCTGATCTACCTGCCCGCACTGGCCTCCGGCGCGTTCACCGAGGTCACCCACACGGGCTCGCTCCGCGTCCTCCAGCGCACCGCGGGGTCAGCGGGCGCCCCGTTGTGATCTGGCGCTTGATCTCGCGCGCGGCGAACCGCCGCGCGCGAGGCCGGCGCGTCAGCGAACCGAGGTCGAGGTGCAGTCGCACTCCAGTGCGATCTCGTCGAAGTGCGGGGCGAGCGAGGTGCCGCGCATGATCCCCGAGCCCGGGGTGGCGTGGCCGTAGGTCTCCCCCAGCGCGTCGACGGCGAGGACCACCGCGGCGGCGGTGTAGGTCGTGTGCTCGTGCGGCCAGTGCACGTCGCGCGGCTCGTCAGCGGGCCCGGGGCGGGCCGGGTCGTCGTAGACCCAACCGGTCCAGTAGCGGCCGTCGTCCTCGCGCAGGTGCTGCATGTCGGTGAGCAGCGCGAGGGCACGCCTGCTGGAGTCGGGGTCGCCGAGGACGTCGAGGGCCATGGCCAGCTCGCAGGTCTCGGCGCCGGTCACCCAGGGGTTGGTGTCGACGCAGTGGATGCCGAGGCCGGGCACGACGAAGTCGTCCCAGCGCCGGGCGAGCAGCTCGCGGGCCGCGTCGCCGCGGACGGCGCCGCCGAGGACCGGGTAGTACCAGTCCATGGAGTACGTCGACTTGTCGGCGAACCGGTCCGGGTGGGTGCGCACGGCGTGGCCGAGGCGACCGCCGGCGAGCTCCCACTCGGGCTGCGGGTCGTCCATCAGGTCCGCGAGCGCGACGCCTGCGCGCAGCGAGTGGTAGATGCTGGAGCTGCCGGTCAGCAGGCAGAAGTCGTCCTCGGGCGTCCAGCGGATGCCGCCGAAGGGGTCCTGCAGGGACACCACGAAGTCGAGCCCTGCGCGGACCGAGGGCCAGTAGCGCTCGACGAAGCGGATGTCGCGGCGCACCAGCCAGTGGTGCCACAGGCCGACGGCGAAGTACGCCGACATGTTGACCTCGCCGCGCTCGTCGTCCGCGACGCCGCCCACGATCTTCATCGGCCACGAGCCGTCGGCGCGCTGCATGGTCGGGATCCAGGCGTAGGCACGCTCGGCGGCCTCGACCTGGCCGCCGACGAGCATCGCCATGGCGGCCTCGACGTGGTTCCAGATGTCGACGTGCTCGCCGGTGGTCCACGGCACGGCGCCCCACGGCTCCTGCATCGCCGCGATCGCCGCGGCGGTGTCGGCCACCTGCTGGGCCGAGAGCACGCCCTCGACGTACGGCAGGCGGCTCAGCGGCACCTCGGGCGTGGTGCCCCGCGTCATGCGGCGTCCGGCTTGCGGAAGTACAGCACCATGCTCTTGCCGATCACCGGGTCGAGGACCTTGCCGGCGAGCTGCAGCGCCTTGGGCTGCTTCATGATCTCCCAGACCAGCAGCTTGTGGTACGCCTTGGCGAGGGGGTGGCCGTCGTTCTCCACGCCGACGGCGCACTTGATCCACCAGTACGGCGCGTGCAGGCCGTGCGTGTAGCTCTTGCCCTCGAAAACCATCGCGTCGCCGGGGGTGCCGTCGTTGGAGCGGCCGCCCTTGGTGACCTTGTCGACCAGCTCGTGGTCGGTGTAGATCCGGATGTGCCCGCCCTCGGCGTTGTGGTAGTCGGCCGACAGGCGCCAGTTGATGACCTCCGGCAGCCACCGGGGCACGGTCACGGCGAGGGTGCCGCCGGGACGGAGCACCCGGATCAGCTCGCGGATCGCGGCGACGTCGTCGTGGATGTGCTCGAGCACCTCGGAGCACACGATCCGGTCGAACTCGCCGTCGGCGAAGGGCAGCGCGAGGGCGTCGCCCTGCTTGACGTCGGCCTCGGCACCCTCGGGCACCTCGCCGGCCTCCTTCATCGCGACGAAGAGGTTGCGGACGTTCTCCAGCTCCTCGGCGTCGAGGTCGAACGCGATCACGTCGGCACCGCGCCGGTACATCTCGAAGCTGTGGCGGCCGGCACCGGCACCCATGTCGAGGACGCGGTCGCCGGCCTGCAGGCCCAGGCGGTCGAAGTCAACGGTCAGCATGTCTGTCTCTCCTCAGGCCTTCTCGGCCTTGTACTCGGCGATCACGTCTTCCAGCACGTCGGCGGTGCTCGCCGCGACGGCACTCCAGCTGAACAGCTCCTTGACCCGACGGCGGCCCGCGGCCCCCATCTCGGCCCGGCGCGTCGGGTCGTCGAGGAGACTCGCGAGAGCAGCGGTCAGCTGACCGACGTCACCGGGCTCGACGACGTCGGCGCACAGGCCGTCGGGACC
This genomic interval from Nocardioides kongjuensis contains the following:
- a CDS encoding prenyltransferase → MTRGTTPEVPLSRLPYVEGVLSAQQVADTAAAIAAMQEPWGAVPWTTGEHVDIWNHVEAAMAMLVGGQVEAAERAYAWIPTMQRADGSWPMKIVGGVADDERGEVNMSAYFAVGLWHHWLVRRDIRFVERYWPSVRAGLDFVVSLQDPFGGIRWTPEDDFCLLTGSSSIYHSLRAGVALADLMDDPQPEWELAGGRLGHAVRTHPDRFADKSTYSMDWYYPVLGGAVRGDAARELLARRWDDFVVPGLGIHCVDTNPWVTGAETCELAMALDVLGDPDSSRRALALLTDMQHLREDDGRYWTGWVYDDPARPGPADEPRDVHWPHEHTTYTAAAVVLAVDALGETYGHATPGSGIMRGTSLAPHFDEIALECDCTSTSVR
- a CDS encoding iron chaperone codes for the protein MASNSTFSDEEKAAMKEAAAERRAAASRGTGAKKAQADLADCLDKIAAMDDADRAIGEALHGIVTTHAPDLAPRTWYGMPAYANADGKVVVFLKSAGKFKMRYAEVGFQEWAHLDDGDMWPTVFAVATMSPGVEESLTALVKKAVR
- a CDS encoding class I SAM-dependent methyltransferase — protein: MTDTMPSDLLDHARAAKGFMPEDEGALLHRIALERLPHGPALEVGTYCGKSGIYLGAAAQQVTRETGGTAVVFTVDHHRGSEENQAGWEHHDASVVDPELGLMDTLGQFRRNIARAGLEDHVIAVVGQSTTVASHWRTPLSLLFIDGGHGEEPARADFAGWAHWVEAGGYLAIHDVFPDPADGGRPPYELIYLPALASGAFTEVTHTGSLRVLQRTAGSAGAPL
- a CDS encoding acyl-CoA dehydrogenase; the protein is MSIGITDEQVELADSLRKWATSLSPVEAVRAAEGDVAADFATIWAAIEEMGVHAIAVPEAAGGGGGTVLDQAVALEACAHELLPGGLLGAAIGSTLTGTPARHGVQLDDDGVVWDGGTAGRGTPEPGIDLSARHARGTGPGLADPAARRTAITFAAAEAAGVTRWCLETAVDYAKVREQFGQRIGAFQAIKHLCAQMLETAEAVTAAAWDAASAATVLDGRAADEEQWAFAVDVAHVTCFDGAVEVAKACIQVLGGIGFTYEHDAHLYLRRALTLRALVGSADAAAERVTAAAVAGVRRRVDVDLEGRDEAVRPEARATAERISALPTEEQRAALVDAGYLTPHWPTPYGLGADPTTQIVIDQELARAGVVRPDLVIAGWAVPTILAHGTDAQRERFVRPSLLGELTWCQLFSEPGSGSDLASLRTRAVKVDGGWSLTGQKVWTSVAERADWGICLARTDADVPQHKGITYFLVDMRAAGIEVRPLREITGEALFNEVFLDEVFVPDECVVAEPGDGWRLARTTLANERVAMASARLTKSVERAVELAASRDLGPVGRVEVGRQVALATVCALLGVRTTLRALGGHGPGAESSVAKLLGVRSRQDSSELVVKLQGDDLALLGAIGKEAGDPLAADVWEQLNTRCLSIAGGTTQILRNVAGERILGLPR
- a CDS encoding class I SAM-dependent methyltransferase, encoding MLTVDFDRLGLQAGDRVLDMGAGAGRHSFEMYRRGADVIAFDLDAEELENVRNLFVAMKEAGEVPEGAEADVKQGDALALPFADGEFDRIVCSEVLEHIHDDVAAIRELIRVLRPGGTLAVTVPRWLPEVINWRLSADYHNAEGGHIRIYTDHELVDKVTKGGRSNDGTPGDAMVFEGKSYTHGLHAPYWWIKCAVGVENDGHPLAKAYHKLLVWEIMKQPKALQLAGKVLDPVIGKSMVLYFRKPDAA